One genomic region from Rosa rugosa chromosome 1, drRosRugo1.1, whole genome shotgun sequence encodes:
- the LOC133724848 gene encoding transcription factor VOZ1-like yields MIKDSKGKCESSSHKLLKEKAKTRVDYLQAFLTNLKSVTKENRTDDNATLEEVNKMLQEWKAELNEPSPASSLLADSLGSFSEELARLLRTDEEDDATSPLKELLPTKPESDLQNLHLGNLVQFTEDFYVSPEPQETFQEFYQCGDTASGFQNLMVDNSGFDHHFDFHQYVNEGPFIGGNDVKQPEEDAAPSVLPVISPTEPSFLGPTCALWDCSRPAECGKDYCCNFHATSALEEGQPGKSPVFRPRGISLKDNALFDALIAWNQGKAVGIPNCEGAATLKSPWNDSKLFNLSFLEGETVREWLFFDKPRRAFGTGNRRQRSLPDHSGRGWHESRKQIMKEFDGQKRSYYMDPQPSIDQDWHLFEYEVNNSDACALYRLELKFGSVKKSPKGKVSNEVADLQKKMGKLTAEVATDGANNAKGKTKKKADAGNIFSSQSPMTSTP; encoded by the exons ATGATCAAGGACTCCAAGGGCAAGTGTGAGTCGTCGTCTCACAAGCTCTTGAAGGAAAAAGCAAAGACTCGCGTGGACTACCTTCAAGCTTTTCTGACCAATCTCAAGAGTGTGACGAAGGAGAACCGGACTGATGACAATGCAACCTTGGAGGAAGTGAATAAGATGCTTCAGGAGTGGAAAGCTGAGCTCAATGAGCCGTCTCCTGCGTCTTCTCTACTA GCTGATAGTCTGGGATCGTTTTCAGAGGAGTTAGCACGTCTCTTGAGAACTGATGAGGAGGATGATGCAACAAGTCCATTAAAGGAATTGCTACCTACTAAGCCAGAGAGCGATCTTCAAAACCTTCATTTGGGTAATTTGGTGCAATTTACAGAG GATTTTTATGTTTCTCCGGAGCCTCAAGAAACTTTTCAAGAATTTTATCAATGCGGAGACACTGCTTCAGGTTTCCAGAATCTAATGGTCGATAACTCTGGTTTTGATCATCACTTTGATTTTCATCAATATGTCAATGAAGGGCCATTCATTGGGGGGAACGATGTGAAACAGCCTGAAGAGGATGCTGCGCCAAGTGTTTTGCCAGTTATCTCTCCTACAGAACCTTCTTTTTTGGGGCCAACATGTGCTCTTTGGGATTGTTCCAGGCCTGCGGAATGTGGAAAGGACTATTGCTGTAACTTTCATGCTACATCAGCATTAGAAGAGGGTCAACCTGGAAAATCTCCAGTTTTTCGTCCTCGTGGCATTTCTTTAAAGGATAATGCACTTTTTGATGCACTTATTGCTTGGAATCAGGGAAAAGCTGTGGGCATACCCAATTGTGAAGGGGCAGCTACTCTAAAATCTCCATGGAATGACTCTA AGCTATTCAATCTTTCTTTCCTTGAGGGTGAAACAGTTAGAGAGTGGCTCTTTTTTGATAAGCCTAGAAGGGCATTTGGGACTGGAAACAGAAGACAGAGGTCATTGCCAGATCACAGTGGACGTGGTTGGCATGAATCAAGAAAGCAGATCATGAAGGAATTTGATGGGCAGAAAAGGTCCTATTATATGGATCCACAGCCCTCAATTGATCAGGACTGGCATTTGTTTGAATATGAGGTCAACAATTCTGATGCCTGTGCTCTATATAGGTTGGAGTTAAAGTTTGGCAGTGTAAAGAAAAGTCCAAAAGGAAAAGTATCAAATGAGGTTGCTGATCTGCAAAAGAAGATGGGAAAGCTCACTGCTGAGGTTGCCACTGATGGTGCAAACAATGCCAAAGGGAAAACTAAGAAAAAGGCTGATGCTGGCAatattttttcttctcaaagtcCGATGACTTCAACTCCCTGA
- the LOC133724847 gene encoding arogenate dehydrogenase 1, chloroplastic-like, with protein sequence MLKIAIIGFGNLGQSLAKTFADLGHMVLAHSRCDHSKMAQDLGISYFSDPQDLCEQNPQVILLCTSIISTESVLRSLPLLRLKHDTLFVDMIPVKEFSKALLLKLLPSYLDVLCTNPMFGVERGKHEWNGMFFVYEKVRIGSDGVGISFCDNFLNMFEKEGCRMVEVSCSEQDKYVAGSQFITHTVGRVLGMLTLESTPINTKGYETLLDLADNTARDSFDLYYELFMYNKNAFEMFERLDLAFDTLKKQLFGYLHDVVGKQVFDNAEKVQMGHEEYKVSNPSHNGASSESSSKDMRSHKIAQVSNRKAQISDHFDDNSRLKIAIVGFGNFGQFLAKTIIRQGHIVLAYSRSDYYDVAQKLGVIYFSDVEELCKEHPEVILFCTSILSTEKVVRSFPVQRLMRNTLFVDVLSVKEFPKNLFLQKLPLNFDILCTHPMFGPESGKNGWEALPFVYDKVRVGSDESRVSLCDRFLDIFALEGCRMVEMSCAEHDRHAAGSQFLTHTIGRVLEKLGLESTPIFTNGYKTLLNLVENTVGDSFDLYYGLFMYNVNAMDQLNRLGMAFDSLEEQFLGRLHGILHKQHSENASKTLLPNHPRMQLH encoded by the exons CCAAAATGGCCCAAGACCTCGGCATTTCATATTTCTCTGACCCGCAGGACCTCTGTGAACAGAATCCGCAGGTCATTTTGCTATGCACCTCCATAATCTCCACAGAATCCGTCCTCAGATCTTTACCTCTCCTGCGCCTTAAGCATGACACATTGTTTGTTGACATGATTCCTGTCAAAGAGTTTTCAAAAGCATTGTTACTCAAGTTGTTGCCTAGCTATTTAGATGTTCTTTGCACCAACCCAATGTTCGGAGTTGAGAGAGGCAAACATGAGTGGAATGGCATGTTTTTTGTGTACGAAAAGGTTCGAATTGGCTCTGACGGAGTGGGGATTTCTTTCTGTGATAACTTCTTAAACATGTTTGAGAAAGAAGGGTGTAGAATGGTGGAAGTAAGCTGTTCTGAGCAGGATAAGTATGTCGCAGGTTCGCAGTTTATTACCCACACAGTTGGGAGAGTCTTGGGGATGTTGACATTGGAATCGACTCCAATAAATACAAAAGGTTATGAGACATTGTTGGATTTGGCGGACAACACAGCTAGGGATAGTTTTGATTTATATTATGAGTTGTTCATGTACAACAAAAATGCATTTGAGATGTTTGAGAGGTTGGACTTGGCTTTTGACACTTTGAAGAAACAGCTTTTTGGTTATTTGCATGATGTTGTGGGAAAGCAAGTATTTGATAATGCAGAGAAGGTACAAATGGGGCACGAGGAGTACAAGGTGTCTAACCCATCCCACAATGGAGCTTCCTCGGAATCTTCTTCAAAAGATATGAG GTCGCATAAGATTGCTCAGGTATCTAACCGTAAAGCACAGATATCTGACCACTTTGATGACAACTCAAGGCTCAAGATTGCAATTGTTGGTTTTGGGAACTTTGGTCAGTTTCTTGCTAAAACTATTATACGTCAAGGTCATATAGTTCTAGCCTATTCTCGATCAGACTACTATGATGTGGCTCAAAAGTTGGGGGTAATTTACTTCTCTGATGTCGAGGAACTTTGCAAAGAGCATCCAGAAGTGATACTTTTTTGTACCTCTATTCTTTCAACTGAGAAAGTTGTCAGGTCATTTCCAGTTCAGAGGTTGATGAGGAATACTTTGTTTGTTGATGTTCTTTCAGTTAAAGAATTTCCAAAAAACTTGTTTCTTCAAAAGTTGCCATTGAATTTTGATATTCTCTGTACGCATCCTATGTTTGGACCAGAGAGTGGTAAAAATGGGTGGGAGGCTCTTCCTTTTGTTTATGATAAGGTCAGGGTGGGAAGTGACGAATCAAGGGTATCACTCTGTGACCGATTTCTTGATATCTTTGCTCTTGAAGGGTGTCGAATGGTTGAAATGTCTTGTGCAGAGCATGATAGGCATGCAGCAGGGTCACAATTCCTTACGCACACAATAGGAAGGGTTTTGGAAAAGCTGGGTTTGGAGTCGACACCTATCTTTACAAATGGTTACAAGACTTTATTGAATTTGGTGGAGAATACAGTAGGAGATAGTTTTGATCTTTACTATGGCTTGTTCATGTATAATGTAAATGCAATGGACCAGCTAAATAGATTGGGCATGGCTTTTGATTCATTAGAGGAGCAGTTTCTGGGGCGTTTGCATGGTATTCTCCATAAGCAACATTCTGAGAATGCAAGCAAAACCTTGTTGCCAAATCATCCAAGAATGCAGCTCCACTAA